From the Solanum lycopersicum chromosome 10, SLM_r2.1 genome, one window contains:
- the LOC101267272 gene encoding cytochrome c oxidase copper chaperone 2-like, translated as MGGLPIENTSTTISLSKLPKDQKSAASTMPDSKPKKKICCACPETKKLRDECIVEHGESACEKWIEAHRKCLRAEGFKV; from the coding sequence ATGGGTGGACTTCCGATAGAGAATACATCCACAACCATATCCTTGTCGAAACTTCCAAAAGATCAGAAGTCAGCCGCATCTACAATGCCCGAttcaaagccaaagaagaagaTTTGCTGCGCTTGCCCTGAAACTAAGAAGCTGAGGGATGAATGCATTGTGGAGCACGGTGAATCCGCGTGTGAGAAATGGATTGAAGCTCATCGTAAATGTCTTCGAGCTGAAGGCTTCAAGGTTTGA
- the LOC101267744 gene encoding probable ubiquitin-conjugating enzyme E2 26, giving the protein METHKQVAAYVSENSKKRVFPGGSAIDVEVVEISRPTNWSSKSKTPKQHKKVSFHEIIDVDVEENLSDVKRSSGNVKFSGKGKDILVGNGSSGNSGPVDAVQSSKKNCFSSSIKKKNCLSASNSPIIIDEFGSDVLFGADEHMDMYYDDLVYSDYAVLQAHFDNMDIPPGVEAPIPWMPGPMEEQMVSTTTSTSGRDVPGAVRNQSASFSSSTLVGQPTQFGSSWSSPGPALGKEGQLVIGNSNEKSSKGVSNSKKIHSSGGTASFDWNNPYNMYEGSSSHYGKKLRSSGATTSYGSGNQTTPIGPYFPNSVGGPVSDMKNLFLNPTTPIAAGITHASPAMMNYFPLSLHKGATTAGCPSIPSGPACNGEQHRNVDEILKNFQAFKKFDTVEDHSDHFYSRQASSGNLPSKNWAKKIQEEWKILENDLPDTIFVRVYESRMDLLRAVIMGADGTPYHDGLYFFDVFFPSNYPNVPPLVHYHSFGLRINPNLYNCGKVCLSLLNTWTGQGKEKWIPRASTMLQVLVSIQGLILNAKPYFNEPGYANTGGTARGDQSSLQYNENTYILNLKTMVFSMRRPPKYFEDFVLGHFFRSAQDILVACKAYTDGAQVGSLVRGGVQDVDEGDKSCSPTFKASLAGFIKTVIDTFKEIGVKDCDKFLHLTQNGTE; this is encoded by the exons ATGGAGACTCATAAACAAGTAGCAGCATACGTTTCTGAGAATTCCAA GAAAAGAGTGTTTCCAGGTGGAAGTGCAATTGATGTTGAGGTAGTGGAAATTTCGCGACCTACCAATTGGAGTTCGAAATCAAAAACTCCTAAGCAGCAtaagaag GTTAGTTTCCAtgaaataatagatgttgacGTGGAAGAAAATTTAAGTGATGTTAAGCGCTCTTCTggaaatgtaaaatttagtgGCAAGGGGAAG GATATTTTGGTTGGTAATGGTAGCTCGGGTAATAGTGGACCAGTAGATGCGGTTCAGTCTTCAAAGAAGAACTGCTTTTCGTCatcaataaaaaagaagaattgtCTTTCAGCATCTAATAGTCCAATTATTATAGATGAGTTTGGTTCTGATGTACTTTTCGGAGCTGATGAGCACATGGacatgtattatgatgatttagtGTATTCCGACTATGCTGTTTTACAAGCACATTTTGATAACATGGACATTCCCCCTGGAGTTGAGGCTCCAATCCCATGGATGCCTGGTCCCATGGAAGAACAAATGGTGTCAACCACTACAAGTACTTCAGGAAGAGATGTCCCTGGGGCAGTAAGGAATCAATCCGCTTCATTTAGCAGCTCTACTCTCGTTGGTCAGCCTACGCAGTTTGGGTCGTCTTGGTCATCCCCAGGACCTGCTTTAGGCAAGGAGGGACAATTAGTCATTGGAAATTCAAATGAGAAGAGTTCTAAGGGAGTAAGTAATTCAAAGAAAATCCATTCATCCGGTGGTACAGCCTCTTTTGATTGGAATAACCCATATAACATGTATGAAGGGTCATCATCTCATTATGGAAAGAAATTACGTTCATCCGGTGCTACAACCTCTTATGGTTCGGGCAACCAAACTACTCCTATTGGGCCTTATTTCCCAAATTCCGTGGGAGGTCCAGTGTCTGATATGAAGAATTTATTTCTTAATCCAACCACTCCAATTGCAGCAGGAATTACTCATGCATCACCTGCTATGATGAATTATTTCCCTCTGAGTTTGCATAAAGGGGCAACAACTGCAGGATGTCCTTCAATTCCTTCAGGACCGGCTTGTAATGGAGAGCAACATAGAAATGTAGATGAAATTCTGAAGAATTTCCAagctttcaaaaaatttgatacTGTTGAGGATCATTCGGACCATTTCTATTCTCGACAGGCTTCTTCAGGGAACCTG CCTTCTAAGAACTGGGCCAAGAAAATACAGGAGGAATGGAAGATACTGGAGAACGATCTGCCTG ATACGATATTTGTCAGGGTGTACGAATCAAGAATGGATCTGTTAAGAGCAGTTATCATGGGTGCTGATGGAACTCCATATCATGATGGCCTTTACTTCTTTGATGTTTTCTTTCCAAGCAACTATCCCAATGTTCCCCCG CTTGTGCACTACCATTCCTTTGGCCTTCGGATCAATCCTAATTTGTATAACTGTGGAAAAGTCTGCCTGAGTCTACTTAACACTTGGACTGGCCAAGGGAAGGAGAAATGGATCCCTCGTGCATCTACTATGTTACAAGTCTTGGTGTCCATACAGGGGCTAATTTTAAATGCAAAACCCTATTTTAATGAGCCTGGTTATGCAAACACAGGCGGGACAGCCAGAGGGGATCAAAGCTCACTGCAGTACAATGAGAACACTTACATTTTAAATCTGAAAACAATGGTCTTCTCCATGAGACGTCCACCAAAG tattttgaagattttgtaTTAGGGCATTTCTTTCGAAGTGCACAAGATATTCTTGTTGCATGTAAAGCATACACAGATGGTGCTCAAGTAGGTAGCCTTGTCCGGGGTGGTGTTCAGGATGTCGATGAGGGCGATAAAAGCTGCTCACCAACTTTCAAGGCTTCTTTGGCCGGATTCATCAAGACAGTTATAGATACATTTAAGGAGATTGGCGTAAAGGATTGCGACAAATTTCTTCACTTGACACAGAATGGGACTGAGTAG